A part of Nocardioides sp. WS12 genomic DNA contains:
- a CDS encoding class I SAM-dependent methyltransferase, translated as MSVDILLVTDDSSREDIAEALTHLAKYAAHQLHHPDCTPWVTAHSPDRRIAHRLGGGFMTLNAEMILDQKQSPGLIENPCRDALIELASKVSAGRTIVELGSFKGRSTAHLALGSSRGNAVAVHAYDPWDNGDTPAGYETHAPSIVEYVRSETREAFDAHMARTGAGEYVTAHQSTGVDGAKDYDDLDVALLFHDALHRKEDVRDDLKAWLPNMADDAVIVLHDVGDPRFEVEEGARLALTRTKVLREKWNWEGREVHLWAKQPTKRGFTIVRTR; from the coding sequence GTGAGCGTTGACATCCTGCTCGTCACTGACGACAGCAGCCGCGAAGACATCGCCGAAGCGCTCACACACCTGGCGAAGTACGCGGCACATCAACTGCACCACCCCGACTGCACGCCGTGGGTGACCGCGCATTCGCCGGATCGACGCATTGCTCACCGATTGGGAGGCGGCTTCATGACGCTCAACGCCGAGATGATCCTCGATCAGAAGCAGTCCCCCGGCCTGATCGAGAACCCGTGCCGTGACGCCCTGATCGAGCTGGCATCCAAGGTGTCGGCCGGCCGGACCATCGTTGAACTCGGGTCTTTCAAGGGCCGCTCGACCGCACACCTGGCCCTCGGTTCCTCGCGTGGCAATGCAGTCGCGGTCCATGCCTACGACCCGTGGGACAACGGCGACACTCCCGCTGGCTACGAGACGCACGCACCGAGCATCGTTGAGTATGTGCGTTCTGAGACCCGTGAGGCGTTCGACGCCCACATGGCTCGCACTGGTGCCGGCGAGTACGTGACCGCCCACCAGTCGACCGGAGTCGACGGCGCCAAGGACTACGACGACCTCGACGTTGCCCTGCTGTTCCATGACGCCCTCCACCGCAAGGAGGATGTGCGCGATGACCTCAAGGCGTGGCTGCCGAACATGGCCGACGACGCCGTCATCGTCCTGCACGACGTTGGCGACCCGCGGTTCGAGGTCGAAGAGGGCGCACGACTGGCACTGACCCGCACCAAGGTGTTGCGCGAGAAGTGGAACTGGGAAGGCCGCGAGGTTCACCTCTGGGCCAAGCAGCCCACCAAGCGCGGCTTCACCATCGTCCGCACGCGGTAG